One window from the genome of Paraconexibacter algicola encodes:
- a CDS encoding fibronectin type III domain-containing protein, giving the protein MFSNQLRAPRVAVVIAAGMLPLLATPAADAAPRTGSLKLEIRTPSGVPATATLRAGARRVVAAKADRGTVLRRTLKLRAATYTVDAAVLQHDGRLYGPAASPARVRIRARRSAKLTLRYVLLPTASALTPSEISPTTLSFSWSGPAGASYVVRRAPGFDAPATPSAGTAVAVVGSAASDTGLTPGSQYSYSVFTVTGGRTLGPATLTVGTAPAPGNAVPAFVAATGTEILESRDLTAARELSDGVGVQLAAGEAAPTIGSHLVVPAKGAIDLPFVGRVAGVAQDGTVKLVPASLPEAYDYVNIDIPGFAQAAVPAKPASRASARAKKMSSCKLAAGSDLGIESKLGLDGRFRYEFAKRKIRFTNVEVPVGVTLDVRGVVTSETRAYAEVKASLACSAELASIKTQISPPPVPLAMTFTPKVQLDASGSLRYSGGGVKTATGFEVSGRFPGDARARPVLEREYLAPEGAELSGSLRARLGGELLIGPGGAAPGASLVAGVKGSLFPLDATVSPVYPVGDPRAANCVKVEAKGSGALGLSAEATLGPFSASADLTLLDGSFEYFERPFPQDCDKKPAPATPADPGTSVPPPTGGGGSQLPDCDCGPPPGFRRTSVI; this is encoded by the coding sequence GTGTTCTCCAACCAGCTCCGCGCACCCCGCGTCGCCGTCGTCATCGCGGCCGGCATGCTCCCGCTCCTCGCCACTCCAGCCGCCGACGCCGCGCCGCGGACGGGCTCGCTGAAGCTGGAGATCCGCACCCCCTCCGGCGTGCCGGCCACCGCCACGCTCCGCGCCGGCGCTCGCCGCGTCGTCGCCGCGAAGGCCGACCGGGGCACCGTCCTCCGCCGGACCCTGAAGCTCCGCGCCGCGACCTACACGGTCGACGCCGCGGTCCTCCAGCACGACGGTCGCCTCTACGGTCCGGCGGCATCGCCCGCGCGCGTCCGGATCCGGGCCCGCCGTTCGGCGAAGCTGACGCTGCGCTACGTGCTGCTCCCGACCGCCAGCGCGCTCACGCCCTCGGAGATCTCGCCGACCACGCTGTCGTTCTCGTGGAGCGGTCCGGCCGGCGCGTCCTACGTCGTGCGCCGTGCCCCGGGCTTCGACGCACCCGCGACGCCGTCAGCGGGCACGGCGGTCGCCGTGGTCGGCAGCGCGGCCAGCGACACCGGCCTGACGCCCGGATCGCAGTACTCGTACAGCGTCTTCACCGTGACCGGGGGACGCACGCTCGGGCCGGCGACGCTGACCGTAGGAACCGCCCCGGCGCCGGGCAACGCCGTGCCGGCCTTCGTCGCCGCGACCGGGACCGAGATCCTCGAGAGCCGCGACCTCACCGCCGCGCGCGAGCTGTCCGACGGGGTCGGCGTCCAGCTCGCGGCCGGTGAGGCAGCGCCGACCATCGGCAGCCATCTCGTCGTCCCTGCGAAGGGCGCCATCGACCTGCCGTTCGTCGGGCGGGTCGCCGGCGTCGCGCAGGACGGCACCGTCAAGCTCGTCCCCGCGAGCCTTCCCGAGGCCTATGACTACGTGAACATCGACATCCCGGGGTTCGCTCAGGCAGCGGTGCCGGCGAAGCCCGCCTCCAGGGCCTCCGCGCGGGCGAAGAAGATGTCGTCGTGCAAGCTCGCCGCCGGTTCGGATCTGGGGATCGAGAGCAAGCTGGGCCTCGACGGCCGGTTCCGCTACGAGTTCGCCAAGCGGAAGATCCGGTTCACGAACGTCGAGGTGCCGGTCGGCGTGACGCTGGACGTGCGGGGAGTCGTCACCAGCGAGACCCGGGCCTACGCAGAGGTCAAGGCCTCCCTCGCCTGCTCGGCGGAGCTCGCGTCGATCAAGACCCAGATCTCCCCGCCCCCGGTGCCGCTCGCGATGACGTTCACGCCCAAGGTGCAGCTCGACGCCTCCGGATCGCTGAGGTACAGCGGCGGTGGGGTCAAGACGGCCACGGGCTTCGAGGTCTCGGGGCGGTTCCCAGGGGACGCCCGGGCCCGCCCGGTCCTCGAGCGCGAGTACCTGGCTCCCGAAGGCGCCGAGCTCTCCGGTTCGCTCCGAGCCCGTCTCGGCGGTGAGCTGCTGATCGGTCCGGGGGGCGCCGCCCCAGGAGCCTCGCTCGTCGCGGGCGTCAAGGGCTCGCTCTTCCCGCTGGACGCCACGGTGTCCCCGGTCTACCCCGTCGGGGATCCACGGGCCGCCAACTGCGTCAAGGTGGAGGCGAAGGGCAGCGGCGCCCTCGGGCTCAGCGCGGAGGCGACGCTCGGACCCTTCTCCGCAAGTGCGGACCTGACGCTGCTCGACGGCTCGTTCGAGTACTTCGAGCGCCCCTTCCCCCAGGACTGCGACAAGAAGCCCGCGCCGGCGACGCCGGCGGACCCGGGCACGTCGGTGCCGCCGCCTACCGGCGGTGGGGGCAGCCAGCTGCCGGACTGCGACTGCGGTCCGCCGCCCGGGTTCCGTCGCACGAGCGTGATCTGA
- a CDS encoding serine/threonine-protein kinase, translating to MSVGIGRHLQAGEVVGAYRIERLVGLGGMSTVYAARQVSLDRPVALKVMDRSLASDTQFVQRFEREARTAAGLEHPHVVPVYDFGSADGHLYIAMQLVDGGTVGDRLRQGPLSGREALELLRAVGSALAAAHDAGLVHRDIKPQNVLLTRAGWAYLADFGVVKGVADAGLTATGAFVGTAAYASPEQIKAEDLTVASDVYSLACLACQLLTGQVPFPRPTEAAVLMAHLADPPPRLPGLDGPEGRRIQEVLDRALAKDPVDRETDVERFVADIRDALVGLGSERLGLAPMFPSAPLLESATPVAPDPDPAPAIVPEPVAAPERDVEPPPPVVAVPAPPRAAAAERETPPKPRRDPEPRAARQRPTLPAVDARIVGGLAAVLLFVAGFALARPAGPADTVPVRLGGGLSFGPVDAAAQVRRTDSGGTVRVAGTTLRATVLPSRGPLAGAAPVDGVPLRAPRPVRLGAFVAMQDGDRFVVPTTTGDVELRCDGTVACLRLVATLRVRGATSVPLGIPRARLEAVRVQVDRLRAAVGTAKGVLEASRRGATQARAARELVGTLRSVSARLRPLAAQERREGRSTALRSVVASTDRAAARARALARAAATADRGRHRKAGRALSSALRALRDRVARAGRLGYPVKEAGR from the coding sequence GTGAGCGTCGGGATCGGGAGACATCTGCAGGCGGGGGAGGTCGTCGGCGCGTACCGGATCGAGCGCCTGGTCGGACTCGGCGGCATGTCGACCGTCTACGCCGCCCGTCAGGTCTCCCTCGATCGCCCGGTCGCGCTCAAGGTCATGGACCGCAGCCTGGCCTCGGACACCCAGTTCGTCCAGCGGTTCGAGCGTGAGGCGCGGACCGCCGCAGGACTCGAGCATCCGCACGTCGTCCCCGTCTACGACTTCGGATCGGCGGACGGGCACCTCTACATCGCGATGCAGCTGGTCGACGGTGGGACCGTCGGGGACCGCCTGCGCCAGGGGCCGCTCAGCGGCCGGGAAGCGCTCGAGCTGCTCCGCGCCGTCGGCAGCGCGCTCGCCGCGGCACACGACGCCGGACTCGTCCATCGCGACATCAAGCCCCAGAACGTGCTCCTCACGCGCGCCGGGTGGGCGTACCTCGCGGACTTCGGGGTCGTCAAGGGCGTCGCGGACGCGGGGCTCACCGCCACGGGAGCGTTCGTCGGGACGGCCGCCTACGCGAGCCCGGAGCAGATCAAGGCCGAGGACCTCACGGTGGCCTCGGACGTCTACTCCCTCGCCTGCCTCGCGTGTCAGCTGCTGACCGGCCAGGTGCCGTTCCCGCGTCCGACCGAGGCGGCCGTGCTCATGGCGCATCTCGCCGATCCCCCGCCGCGCCTTCCGGGGCTCGACGGCCCCGAGGGGCGACGGATCCAGGAGGTCCTCGATCGGGCTCTGGCGAAGGATCCGGTCGACCGCGAGACGGACGTCGAGCGGTTCGTCGCGGACATCCGCGACGCACTCGTCGGCCTGGGCTCCGAGCGGCTCGGGCTGGCGCCGATGTTCCCGTCGGCCCCGCTCCTGGAGAGCGCGACGCCGGTCGCCCCGGATCCTGATCCTGCACCCGCGATCGTGCCCGAGCCCGTCGCGGCGCCCGAGCGCGACGTCGAGCCCCCGCCGCCGGTCGTCGCCGTGCCCGCACCGCCCCGTGCCGCCGCGGCGGAGCGCGAGACGCCACCGAAGCCCAGGCGGGATCCCGAGCCGCGTGCCGCCCGTCAACGGCCCACGCTCCCGGCCGTCGACGCGCGGATCGTGGGAGGTCTCGCCGCCGTCCTGCTCTTCGTCGCCGGGTTCGCGCTCGCCCGGCCGGCCGGCCCTGCCGACACGGTGCCGGTCCGCCTCGGGGGCGGGCTGAGCTTCGGACCCGTCGACGCGGCCGCGCAGGTCCGGCGGACCGACTCCGGGGGCACCGTGCGGGTCGCCGGGACCACGCTGAGGGCGACCGTGCTGCCCAGCCGCGGGCCGCTGGCCGGTGCCGCCCCGGTCGACGGCGTGCCGCTGCGTGCCCCGCGCCCAGTCCGCCTCGGTGCCTTCGTCGCGATGCAGGATGGCGACCGCTTCGTCGTCCCGACCACGACCGGTGACGTCGAGCTGCGCTGCGACGGGACCGTCGCCTGTCTCCGTCTCGTCGCGACGCTGCGGGTCCGCGGCGCGACGTCCGTGCCGCTGGGGATCCCGCGCGCGCGGCTCGAGGCGGTTCGCGTCCAGGTCGACCGCCTGCGCGCTGCGGTCGGGACCGCCAAGGGGGTGCTGGAGGCGTCGCGGCGCGGCGCGACACAGGCCCGCGCCGCGCGCGAGCTCGTCGGCACGCTGCGGTCGGTCTCCGCGCGACTGCGTCCCCTGGCGGCGCAGGAGCGCCGCGAGGGCCGGTCCACGGCGCTGCGGAGCGTCGTGGCGAGCACTGACCGGGCGGCAGCGCGAGCCCGCGCGCTCGCCCGCGCCGCCGCGACCGCGGACCGCGGCAGGCACAGGAAGGCCGGGCGCGCGCTGTCCTCGGCGCTCCGAGCGCTGCGCGACCGCGTGGCGCGAGCCGGGCGCCTGGGATATCCGGTGAAGGAGGCGGGGCGGTGA
- a CDS encoding homing endonuclease associated repeat-containing protein — MVAPELQLFFLDQLASLAAELGRTPTRAAWDEARDAAALSSATLIACYGAWSLVLLAAGLQPPRRVKSAPVARPTGPAVDPEVAARRARAATLHEQGVSYAEIGRTLGVSRATAYRDVQDPERVEARAARERRKEPCPGCGGPKVAEGAAVSAVCWDCAHALRRGNARARTIQAMQAWAARHGEPPTSTDWSPAALRRAGREADADAVQREGWPPASSVQRLFGSWNAAVELAGFRPRGPGRPATYRRPR; from the coding sequence GTGGTCGCTCCCGAGTTGCAGCTCTTCTTCCTCGACCAGCTGGCGTCGCTGGCGGCTGAGCTCGGCCGGACTCCGACACGGGCTGCGTGGGACGAGGCGCGCGACGCAGCCGCGCTGAGCTCGGCGACGCTCATCGCGTGCTATGGGGCGTGGTCGCTCGTCCTCCTCGCCGCCGGGCTGCAGCCGCCCCGCCGCGTGAAGTCCGCCCCGGTCGCCCGCCCGACGGGCCCGGCCGTCGACCCGGAGGTCGCCGCGCGCCGGGCGCGTGCGGCGACGCTGCACGAGCAAGGTGTCTCGTACGCGGAGATCGGCCGCACGCTCGGGGTCAGCCGGGCCACCGCGTACCGCGACGTGCAGGATCCGGAGCGCGTCGAGGCGCGTGCTGCGCGCGAGCGGCGCAAGGAGCCGTGCCCGGGCTGCGGCGGACCGAAGGTCGCAGAGGGTGCCGCCGTCTCGGCGGTCTGCTGGGACTGCGCCCATGCGCTGCGCCGCGGAAACGCACGCGCGCGGACGATCCAGGCGATGCAGGCGTGGGCCGCACGGCACGGTGAGCCGCCGACGTCGACCGACTGGTCCCCGGCCGCCCTGCGCCGGGCCGGCCGGGAGGCGGACGCCGACGCCGTCCAGCGAGAGGGCTGGCCGCCCGCGAGCTCGGTTCAGCGTCTGTTCGGCTCGTGGAACGCCGCGGTGGAGCTGGCCGGGTTCCGGCCGCGCGGGCCCGGGAGGCCCGCGACCTACCGTCGCCCCAGATGA
- a CDS encoding helix-turn-helix domain-containing protein, with amino-acid sequence MSRDVTDDLAVVRERPGAFVERYVGVLERLGMVPVHLPADTARLILSQHQRAILRTMEVDAPSPDDEMSLREIGDALGRADVPLALVAAGGAALPGVLRSELTARGIPVRRSSADYVVETVRLARALRCLFEGWEQGDAVRKAAGGNDPLRALLEDLLAGRVTSAGAATRISLAGLPQASWYIGLLEATERPARLRPEVTAARTSYRGNVAWLATVDEPFEGHAELLGGVSARVASRDLPRAAVQATLAFAAARRTGVTQSWGGVGFDDGLAEHPSLLEAAAERLLAPLDPSLRATLEAFARRWPRRGAAAEDLAIHRNTFARRLSTIERELHVDLSDPDVLVQLHLATQRRNRDKQ; translated from the coding sequence GTGAGCCGCGACGTGACCGATGACCTGGCCGTGGTGCGTGAGCGTCCAGGCGCCTTCGTGGAGCGCTACGTCGGCGTGTTGGAGCGGCTCGGAATGGTCCCGGTCCATCTGCCGGCGGACACGGCCCGGCTGATCCTGTCGCAGCATCAGCGCGCCATCCTCCGGACGATGGAGGTCGACGCGCCCAGTCCCGACGACGAGATGTCGCTCCGCGAGATCGGCGACGCGCTCGGGCGCGCCGATGTGCCTCTCGCTCTCGTCGCGGCGGGTGGCGCCGCGTTGCCCGGCGTGCTGCGCAGCGAGCTCACCGCACGCGGGATCCCCGTCCGGCGGAGCTCCGCCGACTACGTCGTCGAGACCGTGCGGCTCGCACGCGCGCTGCGGTGTCTGTTCGAAGGGTGGGAGCAGGGGGACGCGGTGCGCAAGGCCGCCGGTGGGAACGATCCCCTTCGTGCGCTGCTCGAGGATCTGCTCGCCGGTCGCGTGACGAGCGCCGGCGCGGCGACGCGTATCTCCCTCGCCGGGCTCCCGCAGGCCTCGTGGTACATCGGCCTCCTGGAGGCGACGGAGCGACCGGCCCGGCTGAGGCCCGAGGTGACGGCGGCACGCACGAGCTACCGCGGCAACGTCGCCTGGCTGGCGACCGTCGACGAGCCCTTCGAGGGACACGCGGAGCTGCTGGGTGGTGTCAGCGCGCGGGTGGCCTCGCGCGATCTGCCTCGCGCGGCGGTCCAGGCGACGCTGGCCTTCGCCGCCGCGAGGCGCACCGGCGTGACGCAGTCGTGGGGCGGTGTCGGTTTCGACGACGGCCTCGCCGAGCATCCGAGCCTCCTCGAGGCGGCGGCCGAGCGACTGCTCGCGCCGCTCGATCCGTCGTTGCGCGCCACGCTCGAGGCGTTCGCGCGCCGGTGGCCGCGCCGCGGTGCGGCAGCCGAGGATCTGGCGATCCACCGCAACACGTTCGCCCGCCGTCTGAGCACCATCGAGCGAGAGCTGCACGTCGATCTGTCCGACCCGGACGTCCTGGTCCAGCTCCACCTCGCGACGCAGCGCCGGAACCGCGACAAGCAGTAA
- a CDS encoding helix-turn-helix domain-containing protein — protein MEISTEPTQALPAAFVDALAAAWVQEGPAARRRLVEAIDGAHLLPDDMVLVSGWAVIATNLAAAVGQEDTQPYRVLRASRAMGRTIALAESGEMVLEEVLQQFWARLSDIYAECAEQHGVGLLPAIRGTRTLALVAARSSAQALEAFREQRLAMAGRPADRLVRRLVGERREPRAAERAAAALGLEAGPLWVTVGRPPEGVQLGASDARAPRLVPAGPRAQTVLAGRLLVVSGARPAGHGGLICATAAASGPTDLPRAFAEASLVLEALPPGVAAGIRDSVDVAPAVLLRPGSATGWFLRERRGRLDDLAPELREAAEAWAASGGVASGAAEALNASETTVRRRVTRVGQLLDLDLESLGGFCALRTLLVASATSMS, from the coding sequence ATGGAGATCTCGACCGAACCGACACAGGCCCTGCCGGCGGCGTTCGTCGACGCGCTGGCCGCCGCCTGGGTCCAGGAGGGGCCGGCCGCTCGCCGTCGGCTCGTCGAGGCGATCGACGGTGCCCATCTGCTGCCCGACGACATGGTCCTGGTGAGCGGCTGGGCCGTCATCGCCACGAACCTCGCGGCGGCCGTCGGACAGGAGGACACCCAGCCGTACCGCGTCCTGCGCGCGTCGCGGGCGATGGGCCGCACGATCGCGCTCGCCGAGTCGGGGGAGATGGTCCTGGAGGAGGTCCTCCAGCAGTTCTGGGCACGGTTGAGCGACATCTACGCGGAGTGCGCCGAGCAGCACGGCGTGGGTCTGCTCCCCGCGATCAGAGGGACGCGGACGCTCGCCCTCGTCGCGGCCAGATCTTCGGCGCAGGCGCTCGAGGCGTTCCGCGAGCAACGCCTCGCGATGGCGGGGCGCCCGGCCGATCGACTGGTGCGGCGGCTGGTCGGGGAGCGGCGCGAGCCGCGTGCGGCCGAGCGCGCGGCCGCGGCGCTCGGGCTCGAGGCCGGGCCCCTGTGGGTCACCGTCGGTCGTCCGCCGGAGGGGGTCCAGCTCGGCGCCTCCGATGCGCGCGCACCACGACTCGTGCCGGCCGGGCCGCGCGCGCAGACGGTCCTCGCGGGGCGGCTGCTGGTGGTCTCGGGGGCCCGGCCCGCCGGTCACGGCGGGCTCATCTGTGCCACCGCCGCCGCGTCGGGGCCGACAGATCTGCCACGAGCCTTCGCGGAGGCGTCGCTCGTCCTCGAGGCGCTCCCGCCCGGCGTCGCGGCCGGCATCAGGGACAGCGTCGACGTCGCTCCGGCCGTCCTGCTGCGGCCGGGAAGTGCGACGGGATGGTTCCTGCGCGAGCGTCGGGGACGGTTGGACGACCTCGCGCCCGAGCTGCGCGAGGCCGCCGAGGCGTGGGCCGCCAGTGGCGGTGTCGCCAGCGGGGCTGCGGAGGCGCTCAACGCGAGCGAGACGACGGTGCGGCGACGCGTGACGCGTGTCGGGCAGCTTCTCGACCTCGACCTCGAGAGCCTGGGGGGCTTCTGTGCCCTGCGAACGCTCCTCGTCGCCTCGGCGACCTCGATGTCGTGA
- a CDS encoding beta strand repeat-containing protein — protein sequence MAALPRSPRHISAEGFFKTRVAALAALGLLALPGAALADGSAAVQGGKLTFNDTSAVGAALTLAKGGAANEVIIRNTAGTGILPGTAGCAPTAGGVGDTLPGTAAQRLVCSGVTEIELLLGTGNDDVDPTADAPANDIDVPISAFGNDGNDTIRGGLAADVLRGQGGADTLFGDSGADELRGGALDDVLAGGDGNDRLFGEAGDDDLDGGEGNDEFTGGTGDDDVLAPTAASTNGNDTFIEAVGDGQDEYIGGAGVDEVTYEAYSILDGGVTINANGNLASGPQNDRVARDIESLTGGGGNDTLVPNVLAAGNLHSNGRIDGRGGEDTVDFSARNTSVAVSLDDVDNDGGGTGLATPSPINEQLDVRSTVENVLGSQRSDTITGSAADNDLRGNDGDDAISGLGGDDDLFGNANNDTLSGGTGNDELDVDGSGAANGADSLDGGDDRDTVSYSSRAAGAIVINQDGTANDGAIGEQDNVRANVEVLTTSANGGADTVTASGVDNLITTFGGIDVISAGGGADEVDAGEGDDTVDGGAGNDLINGFGGTDTLDGGTENDTINGGNDGDDIGGGAGDDILRGNAGNDLVEGELGNDVIDEEGGANGADDLSGGDGTADTIDYSARLGGVTVHFSNLVGSDGEAGEGDDVDGSFEKIETGSGFDLVVSDDEPETINTRGGDDVVQSAGGVDIISTAGGDDVVNAGAGDDEVTAGDGADTVDGGVGNDTFFASDATNFGGSSDTYTGGADVDTVSYAGRGDGMQITLDGDPNDGTIFGDFPENDNVITENVTGGAGPDSIVGSLGDNTLLGGGGADDIDGAEGMDTVDGEAGADVLDGGEGEDTVKGGAGPDDLRVRDLTDDTLDCGTGSDSVIADLLPLDETPGNCEVVTRNDGTGPVGPTGPAGPTGATGATGAPGAPGATGPAGANGTNGTNGAAGPQGPAGTNGTNGTPGPAGPAGATGAKGDKGEKGDPGFTSSITVRSTRAGRTISVRVVRRGRVAKNVTVSLRVGKTTLRKKTNAKGVASFKVAKRGTVTVTRISA from the coding sequence ATGGCGGCACTGCCGCGTAGTCCCCGGCACATCAGTGCTGAGGGCTTCTTCAAGACCCGTGTGGCCGCACTCGCGGCCCTCGGGCTCCTCGCGCTTCCGGGCGCTGCGCTCGCCGACGGCTCCGCGGCCGTCCAGGGCGGGAAGCTGACGTTCAACGACACGAGCGCGGTCGGCGCCGCGCTGACCCTCGCAAAGGGTGGCGCGGCCAACGAGGTCATCATCCGCAACACCGCGGGCACCGGCATCCTGCCCGGCACGGCCGGCTGCGCGCCGACCGCCGGCGGTGTCGGCGACACCCTGCCCGGAACGGCCGCGCAGCGCCTGGTGTGCTCCGGTGTCACGGAGATCGAGCTCCTGCTCGGCACCGGCAACGACGACGTCGACCCGACGGCGGATGCGCCGGCGAACGACATCGACGTCCCGATCTCCGCGTTCGGCAACGACGGCAACGACACGATCCGTGGCGGCCTGGCGGCCGACGTCCTGCGGGGGCAGGGCGGGGCGGACACCCTGTTCGGCGACTCCGGTGCCGACGAGCTCCGGGGCGGCGCGCTCGACGACGTCCTCGCGGGCGGCGACGGCAACGACAGGCTCTTCGGCGAGGCCGGTGACGACGACCTCGACGGGGGAGAGGGCAACGACGAGTTCACCGGTGGCACCGGTGACGACGACGTGCTCGCCCCCACGGCGGCGTCCACGAACGGCAACGACACGTTCATCGAGGCTGTCGGCGACGGTCAGGACGAGTACATCGGCGGCGCCGGCGTCGACGAGGTCACCTACGAGGCCTACTCGATCCTCGACGGCGGCGTGACCATCAACGCCAACGGCAACCTCGCCAGCGGTCCTCAGAACGACCGTGTCGCGCGCGACATCGAGTCGCTGACCGGCGGTGGCGGGAACGACACCCTCGTCCCGAACGTGCTCGCGGCCGGCAACCTGCACTCCAACGGCCGCATCGACGGCCGCGGGGGCGAGGACACCGTCGACTTCTCTGCCCGCAACACGAGTGTCGCGGTGAGCCTCGACGACGTCGACAACGACGGCGGGGGCACGGGTCTCGCCACGCCGAGCCCGATCAACGAGCAGCTCGACGTCCGGTCGACGGTGGAGAACGTGCTGGGCAGCCAGCGCAGCGACACCATCACGGGTTCCGCCGCCGACAACGACCTGCGTGGCAACGACGGCGACGACGCGATCAGCGGACTCGGGGGCGACGACGACCTCTTCGGCAACGCCAACAACGACACGCTGAGCGGCGGGACCGGGAACGACGAGCTGGACGTCGACGGCAGCGGCGCGGCCAACGGCGCCGACTCCCTCGACGGTGGCGACGACCGGGACACCGTGAGCTACAGCTCGCGCGCGGCCGGCGCGATCGTCATCAACCAGGACGGAACGGCCAACGACGGCGCGATCGGCGAGCAGGACAACGTCCGTGCCAACGTCGAGGTCCTCACCACCTCCGCCAACGGCGGTGCGGACACGGTCACCGCCTCCGGGGTCGACAACCTCATCACCACGTTCGGCGGCATCGACGTCATCAGCGCCGGAGGCGGCGCCGACGAGGTCGACGCGGGTGAGGGGGATGACACCGTCGACGGCGGGGCCGGCAACGACCTGATCAACGGCTTCGGTGGCACCGACACGCTCGATGGCGGCACCGAGAACGACACGATCAACGGCGGCAACGACGGTGACGACATCGGCGGTGGCGCCGGCGACGACATCCTGCGTGGCAACGCCGGGAACGATCTCGTCGAGGGTGAGCTCGGCAACGACGTCATCGACGAGGAGGGCGGGGCGAACGGTGCCGACGACCTCTCCGGCGGCGACGGGACCGCCGACACCATCGACTACTCGGCGCGCCTGGGTGGCGTGACCGTCCACTTCTCGAACCTCGTCGGCAGCGACGGCGAGGCCGGGGAGGGTGACGACGTGGACGGCTCGTTCGAGAAGATCGAGACGGGCAGCGGGTTCGACCTCGTCGTGAGCGACGACGAGCCCGAGACGATCAACACGCGCGGCGGAGACGACGTCGTCCAGTCGGCGGGCGGTGTTGACATCATCAGCACGGCTGGCGGCGACGACGTCGTGAACGCAGGCGCGGGCGACGACGAGGTCACGGCCGGCGACGGCGCGGACACCGTCGACGGCGGGGTGGGGAACGACACGTTCTTCGCGAGCGACGCCACCAACTTCGGCGGCTCGAGCGACACGTACACCGGCGGTGCCGACGTGGACACCGTGTCCTACGCCGGTCGCGGTGACGGCATGCAGATCACCCTGGACGGCGACCCCAACGACGGCACGATCTTCGGGGACTTCCCGGAGAACGACAACGTCATCACGGAGAACGTGACGGGCGGTGCCGGTCCGGACTCCATCGTCGGCAGCTTGGGAGACAACACGCTGCTCGGTGGCGGCGGTGCCGACGACATCGACGGCGCCGAAGGCATGGACACCGTCGACGGCGAGGCCGGAGCGGACGTGCTCGACGGCGGCGAGGGTGAGGACACCGTCAAGGGTGGCGCCGGTCCGGACGACCTGCGCGTTCGCGACCTGACCGACGACACGCTCGACTGCGGGACCGGGAGCGACTCGGTCATCGCGGACCTGCTGCCGCTGGACGAGACGCCCGGCAACTGCGAGGTCGTGACGCGCAACGACGGCACCGGGCCCGTCGGGCCGACGGGTCCGGCCGGTCCGACGGGTGCGACCGGCGCGACCGGAGCCCCTGGCGCCCCCGGCGCCACCGGGCCTGCCGGGGCGAACGGCACGAACGGCACCAACGGGGCCGCGGGCCCGCAGGGGCCGGCCGGCACCAACGGCACCAACGGCACGCCGGGTCCGGCGGGTCCGGCGGGGGCCACCGGCGCGAAGGGCGACAAGGGCGAGAAGGGTGACCCCGGGTTCACCTCGTCGATCACGGTGCGGAGCACCCGGGCGGGGCGCACCATCTCGGTGCGGGTCGTCCGCCGCGGCCGCGTCGCGAAGAACGTGACCGTCTCGCTGCGGGTCGGCAAGACGACGCTGCGCAAGAAGACGAACGCGAAGGGCGTCGCGTCCTTCAAGGTCGCCAAGCGTGGCACGGTGACGGTCACCCGCATCTCCGCCTAG